In a single window of the Salmo trutta chromosome 23, fSalTru1.1, whole genome shotgun sequence genome:
- the casp17 gene encoding caspase-3: protein MVSIFLEMPLWRRTKAGDEECNRAVLVTMSNFDHGVPLCRRPGAEKDAKRLHRTLTRLGYRVDIHTDLTSHEMYTLFKTESERPVKECFLAVLSSHGEEGCVFGADGRPVRLSHIFSCFNNSHMEGKTKLFFIQACRGGELDDGVRVETDSAGSDVTEDTLSQYLSIPMDTAVMYATTPGYGAFMHPQGAVFLQTLCILLEEEGGRTLELTRLLTRLSHRVAFGFQAKGRLLGGKKEMPCFVSRLTREVFPFAEPGKEDGANGLSATTLVNPEYNRPRKPSIS from the exons ATGGTCTCTATATTTTTGGAAATGCCGCTGTGGAGACGGACAAAGGCTGGCGATGAGGAGTGTAACCGCGCTGTCCTGGTCACAATGTCAAACTTTGACCACGGTGTACCACTGTGCAGGAGGCCGGGGGCAGAGAAAGATGCCAAAAGACTCCACCGTACCCTGACCAGACTGGGATACAGAGTGGACATACACACTGACCTAACCTCTCATGAGATGTACACACTCTTCaagacag AGAGCGAGCGGCCGGTGAAGGAGTGTTTCCTGGCAGTGCTGTCGTCTCATGGGGAGGAGGGCTGTGTGTTCGGGGCGGACGGAAGACCGGTTAGACTGTCCCACATCTTCTCCTGCTTCAACAACTCACACATGGAGGGAAAGACCAAATTGTTCTTTATCCAG gcGTGTCGTGGGGGTGAGCTGGATGATGGGGTGAGAGTGGAGACGGATTcagcaggaagtgatgtcactgaggACACTCTGTCTCAGTACCTGTCCATCCCCATGGATACAGCGGTGATGTACGCCACCACGCCAGGTTACGGGGCCTTCATGCACCCTCAGGGGGCTGTCTTCCTCCAGACACTCTGCATCCTATTGGAGGAGGAAGGGGGCAGAACCTTGGAGCTGACACGCCTCCTGACACGCCTCTCCCACCGTGTAGCCTTTGGCTTCCAGGCCAAAGGTCGTCTGCTGGGGGGGAAGAAGGAAATGCCTTGCTTCGTATCGCGACTGACCAGAGAGGTGTTCCCATTCGCCGAGCCCGGGAAGGAGGACGGGGCCAATGGGCTTTCTGCAACGACATTGGTCAACCCAGAGTACAACAGACCTCGCAAACCATCTATAAGCTAA